Proteins found in one Amycolatopsis aidingensis genomic segment:
- a CDS encoding class I SAM-dependent methyltransferase: protein MSDTTPDAELKALRAGSFGRRASAYARHRPDYPWAAVEWGLAEIAHPPREILDLAAGTGKLTATLLHTGAEVTAVEPDAEMLAQLRVALPAVPALAGRAEDIPLPDACVDAVFAGQALHWFDLEVALTEIGRVLRPGGVLVALWNHEDHAIGWVAEFSALTRTGASRDWRDPVALPEYPAFRPAEQAFFPHAQRRTADTLLETIATHSHLLVATEEERTRKLRAAREFLAARPETATGEFDLPLVTTALRARRAC, encoded by the coding sequence GTGAGCGACACCACTCCGGACGCGGAGTTGAAAGCACTTCGGGCCGGTTCGTTCGGTCGGCGGGCGAGCGCGTACGCCCGGCATCGGCCGGACTATCCGTGGGCCGCCGTCGAATGGGGTTTGGCGGAAATCGCGCATCCGCCGCGAGAAATACTGGATCTGGCCGCCGGTACCGGAAAACTGACGGCCACCCTGTTACACACCGGCGCGGAGGTCACCGCGGTGGAGCCGGACGCGGAAATGCTCGCCCAGTTACGCGTGGCACTGCCAGCCGTACCGGCGCTGGCGGGCAGGGCCGAGGACATCCCGCTGCCGGACGCCTGCGTGGACGCGGTGTTCGCAGGGCAGGCGCTGCACTGGTTCGACCTCGAGGTCGCGCTGACCGAGATCGGCAGGGTGCTGCGGCCGGGTGGCGTGCTGGTCGCGTTGTGGAACCACGAGGACCATGCCATCGGCTGGGTCGCCGAATTCAGCGCGCTGACCAGGACGGGGGCGAGCCGGGACTGGCGCGATCCGGTGGCGCTGCCCGAGTATCCGGCCTTCCGGCCCGCCGAGCAGGCGTTCTTCCCGCACGCGCAACGGCGTACCGCGGACACCCTGCTGGAGACGATCGCGACGCACTCGCACCTGCTGGTCGCCACGGAGGAGGAGCGGACCCGGAAACTGCGCGCGGCACGGGAGTTCCTCGCCGCCCGCCCGGAGACCGCCACCGGCGAGTTCGACCTCCCCCTGGTCACCACCGCCCTCCGGGCGAGACGAGCGTGCTAG
- the lysS gene encoding lysine--tRNA ligase — MTDNPAAQPPERANMDDDLPEQMRVRREKRDRILAEGIDPYPVEVARTHTLAEVRQAHSELPADTATGSRVGVTGRVMFMRNTGKLCFATLREGDGTELQAMLSLAQVGGDALAAWKSDVDLGDHVFVQGEVITSKRGELSVLADSWRLTSKAIRPLPVAHKDLAEETRIRQRYVDLLLRPKARDVVRTRSTVLRALRDSFHRRGFTEVETPMLQTMPGGAAARPFVTHSNAFDLDLYLRIAPELYLKRCVVGGIEKVFEINRNFRNEGSDSSHSPEFAMLEYYQAYSSYDGMAALTRELVQEAAEAAFGTQVVTLSDGSSYDLSGDWTSLTMYGSLSDALGAEVTPDTSAEKLRSFADAHGLETDPKLGHGKLVEELWEHLVGDHLHAPTFVRDFPLETSPLTRQHRSQPGIAEKWDLYVRGFELATGYSELVDPVAERQRLTEQARLGAQGDSEAMRLDEDFLRALEYGMPPSGGVGMGIDRLLMALTGLGIRETILFPLVRPE, encoded by the coding sequence ATGACCGACAACCCGGCCGCGCAGCCCCCTGAGCGCGCGAACATGGACGACGACCTGCCCGAACAGATGCGCGTGCGTCGGGAAAAGCGTGATCGGATCCTGGCCGAGGGGATCGATCCCTACCCGGTCGAGGTCGCGCGGACGCACACGCTGGCCGAGGTGCGGCAGGCACATTCGGAGCTGCCCGCGGACACCGCGACCGGTAGCAGGGTCGGCGTGACCGGCCGGGTGATGTTCATGCGCAACACCGGGAAACTGTGCTTCGCGACCCTGCGCGAGGGGGATGGCACCGAGCTGCAGGCCATGCTCAGCCTGGCGCAGGTCGGCGGGGACGCGCTGGCAGCGTGGAAGTCCGATGTCGATCTCGGCGACCACGTGTTCGTGCAGGGTGAGGTGATCACCTCCAAGCGCGGGGAACTCTCGGTCCTCGCGGACAGCTGGCGGCTGACCTCCAAGGCGATTCGCCCGCTGCCGGTGGCGCACAAGGACCTGGCCGAGGAGACCCGGATCCGCCAGCGCTACGTCGATCTGCTGCTGCGGCCCAAGGCACGGGATGTGGTGCGGACCCGGTCCACCGTGCTGCGTGCGCTGCGGGATTCGTTCCACCGGCGGGGTTTCACCGAGGTGGAGACCCCGATGCTGCAGACGATGCCGGGCGGGGCAGCCGCCCGGCCGTTCGTCACGCATTCCAACGCCTTCGACCTCGATCTCTACCTGCGTATCGCCCCCGAGTTGTACCTCAAGCGCTGTGTGGTCGGCGGTATCGAGAAGGTGTTCGAGATCAACCGAAACTTCCGCAACGAGGGCAGTGACTCCTCACATTCGCCCGAGTTCGCCATGCTGGAGTACTACCAGGCGTACAGTTCCTACGATGGCATGGCGGCATTGACCCGGGAGTTGGTACAGGAGGCGGCCGAAGCTGCGTTCGGTACGCAGGTGGTGACCCTTTCTGACGGGTCTTCCTATGACCTGTCCGGCGATTGGACGAGTCTGACGATGTACGGCTCGCTATCTGATGCGCTCGGTGCCGAGGTGACTCCCGACACCTCGGCGGAGAAGTTGCGTTCGTTCGCCGATGCCCATGGTCTCGAGACCGATCCGAAACTCGGTCATGGCAAGCTGGTCGAAGAACTGTGGGAACACCTCGTGGGCGACCACTTGCATGCTCCCACATTCGTCCGTGATTTTCCGTTGGAGACTTCTCCGCTGACCAGGCAGCACCGCAGCCAGCCGGGCATTGCCGAGAAGTGGGACCTCTACGTGCGCGGATTCGAGCTCGCCACCGGCTACTCGGAACTGGTGGATCCGGTCGCGGAGCGGCAACGGTTGACCGAGCAGGCCCGGCTGGGCGCGCAAGGGGATAGCGAGGCCATGCGGCTGGATGAGGATTTCCTGCGGGCCCTCGAGTACGGAATGCCCCCCAGTGGGGGCGTCGGAATGGGCATCGATCGGTTGCTGATGGCGCTCACCGGTCTCGGTATCCGCGAGACGATCCTGTTCCCGCTGGTCCGGCCGGAATAG
- a CDS encoding histone-like nucleoid-structuring protein Lsr2 yields MAQKVLVSLVDDLDGSEAEETVEFGLDGVSYQIDLSSENAEELRDALAQYVEHARRAGGRKRTGTKASAKVAAARPASVDREQNQAIRAWARKNGFQVSDRGRIPSEVVEAYHKKN; encoded by the coding sequence ATGGCGCAGAAGGTGCTCGTCTCACTGGTGGACGATCTGGATGGTTCCGAGGCCGAGGAGACCGTTGAGTTCGGTCTCGACGGCGTGAGCTACCAGATCGATTTGTCATCGGAGAATGCCGAGGAACTGCGGGACGCGCTGGCGCAGTACGTCGAGCATGCACGGCGGGCCGGTGGCCGCAAGCGTACCGGCACCAAGGCCTCCGCGAAGGTGGCCGCGGCCAGGCCCGCTTCGGTCGACCGGGAGCAGAACCAGGCGATTCGTGCCTGGGCCCGCAAGAATGGTTTTCAGGTCTCCGACCGCGGGCGTATCCCGTCCGAGGTCGTGGAGGCGTACCACAAGAAGAACTGA
- a CDS encoding helix-turn-helix domain-containing protein, whose amino-acid sequence MAGHRVPQGILRERAAGERFELSRHEPAPSLRPFVEYYWVVRWDLRGRPPYRQWVLPNLAVHAAFSRNASGVFGPRTTSFDYLLRGRDQVLGVRFRPGSFRPFLGRPVSTLADTSVRLTEILGPAAEGTEEAILAADDTTEMAALADALLAASVPALTPADRRAIGLVEMIAADPAITRVDRLGEAAGLSIRSLQRIFDKHIGIGPKRAIRVYRLNDAAQRIGGTEDTGAIDYAELAAELGYSDQAHFTRDFTAAVGTPPAAYGRE is encoded by the coding sequence GTGGCAGGTCACCGGGTTCCGCAGGGCATACTGCGGGAGCGCGCGGCTGGCGAGCGGTTCGAGCTCAGCAGGCACGAGCCTGCCCCCTCGCTGCGCCCGTTCGTGGAGTACTACTGGGTCGTACGCTGGGACCTGCGCGGCAGGCCGCCGTACCGGCAGTGGGTGCTGCCGAATCTCGCGGTACACGCCGCGTTCAGCCGGAACGCCTCCGGAGTCTTCGGGCCGCGCACGACGAGCTTCGACTACCTGCTACGGGGCAGGGACCAGGTTCTCGGTGTGCGGTTCCGGCCGGGTTCGTTCCGGCCGTTCCTCGGCAGGCCGGTCTCCACCCTTGCGGACACCTCGGTCCGGCTCACCGAGATACTCGGGCCGGCCGCGGAAGGTACCGAGGAGGCCATCCTGGCGGCCGATGACACCACCGAGATGGCCGCACTCGCCGACGCACTGCTGGCGGCCAGTGTGCCCGCACTCACCCCGGCGGACCGGCGCGCCATCGGCCTGGTCGAGATGATCGCCGCGGACCCGGCGATCACCAGGGTGGACCGGCTGGGCGAAGCGGCAGGGCTTTCGATCCGCAGCCTCCAGCGGATCTTCGACAAGCACATCGGCATTGGTCCGAAGCGGGCTATTCGGGTCTACCGGCTGAACGACGCGGCACAACGAATCGGCGGTACCGAGGACACCGGGGCAATCGATTACGCGGAACTGGCCGCGGAACTGGGCTACAGCGACCAGGCGCACTTCACCCGGGATTTCACCGCCGCGGTCGGCACCCCACCCGCCGCCTACGGCCGGGAGTGA
- a CDS encoding TIGR03086 family metal-binding protein translates to MPEFASAMSGAADAFRAVVPGVPAGRLAAPTPCAQYDLRGLLNHLLYWAPRLSAAARGLPAPPADGGEEVADLVTGDWPDRLTGFADELADALGDPAAWRGMTQMSTPLPASMVGSMVLCELVVHGWDLAVATGQPFRCRPDVAEAALAAVGGMAEQGREYGVFGEPVEVAPDASALERTLGLAGRDPGWRP, encoded by the coding sequence ATGCCTGAGTTCGCATCCGCGATGAGCGGCGCGGCCGACGCCTTCCGTGCGGTGGTACCCGGGGTACCGGCCGGGCGGCTGGCCGCGCCGACCCCCTGCGCGCAGTACGACCTGCGCGGCCTGCTCAATCACCTGTTGTACTGGGCGCCCCGGCTGAGTGCGGCCGCGCGCGGGCTGCCTGCCCCACCGGCGGACGGCGGTGAGGAGGTCGCGGACCTGGTGACCGGCGACTGGCCGGACCGGCTCACCGGATTCGCCGACGAACTCGCCGATGCGCTCGGTGACCCGGCTGCCTGGCGGGGTATGACCCAGATGAGTACCCCGTTGCCTGCGTCGATGGTCGGCTCGATGGTGCTGTGCGAGCTGGTGGTGCACGGCTGGGACCTCGCCGTGGCGACCGGGCAGCCGTTCCGGTGCCGCCCGGATGTCGCCGAGGCCGCGCTCGCCGCCGTGGGCGGGATGGCCGAACAGGGCCGGGAGTACGGTGTGTTCGGCGAGCCGGTCGAGGTCGCCCCGGACGCCTCCGCGCTGGAGCGCACGCTCGGCCTCGCCGGCAGGGACCCCGGCTGGCGTCCCTGA
- a CDS encoding (2Fe-2S)-binding protein: MRVQQAVRDARHTEQALPGRGGLADSLRRVAGLQARAELSVGLPAHGAWRPCHDLLESPYLFTRWRADLATWLTTRHGTAPARTTASYIASWYLRVPAYVGALLLHHERRVPALRPEELALRIAAEGRPNPDGIAVLGESFYCLPSDPGSALPEATVVADDRALAAVLRARYTAHAARFVQAYREVSPLGARTLWAAATDALDSCLWWAGRDGGDEGAGVADAALVLESRFAPLTSASTLCTGTSAEGSLGWTRRRESCCFSYLLPGQHECAGCPRVRRVAGS, encoded by the coding sequence TTGCGGGTACAACAGGCCGTTCGTGATGCTCGCCACACCGAGCAGGCGCTTCCGGGGCGCGGCGGCCTCGCCGACTCGCTGCGCCGGGTGGCCGGGTTGCAGGCGCGGGCCGAACTCAGCGTGGGCCTGCCCGCGCACGGGGCCTGGCGCCCCTGCCATGACCTGCTGGAGTCGCCGTACCTGTTCACCCGGTGGCGCGCGGACCTCGCGACCTGGCTGACCACCCGGCACGGCACCGCGCCCGCACGGACCACCGCCAGCTATATCGCCTCCTGGTACCTGCGGGTACCCGCCTACGTCGGCGCGCTGCTGCTGCACCACGAGCGGCGGGTGCCCGCCCTGCGGCCCGAGGAGCTCGCCCTGCGGATCGCCGCCGAGGGCAGGCCGAACCCGGACGGCATCGCCGTGCTCGGCGAGTCCTTCTACTGCCTGCCGTCCGACCCCGGTTCGGCGCTACCGGAGGCGACCGTGGTGGCCGACGACCGCGCCCTCGCCGCCGTGCTGCGGGCCCGCTACACCGCGCACGCAGCCCGGTTCGTGCAGGCCTACCGGGAGGTCAGCCCGCTTGGCGCGCGCACGTTGTGGGCGGCCGCGACGGACGCGCTGGACAGTTGCCTGTGGTGGGCGGGCCGTGACGGTGGCGACGAGGGCGCCGGGGTGGCGGACGCCGCGCTGGTGCTCGAGTCCCGCTTCGCACCGCTGACCTCGGCCTCCACGCTGTGCACAGGGACGTCCGCGGAGGGCTCGCTCGGCTGGACCCGGCGCAGGGAGAGTTGCTGCTTCTCCTACCTGCTTCCTGGGCAGCACGAATGCGCGGGCTGTCCCAGGGTGCGCCGGGTGGCGGGCAGTTAG
- a CDS encoding ATP-dependent Clp protease ATP-binding subunit has protein sequence MFERFTDRARRVVVLAQEEARMLNHNYIGTEHILLGLIHEGEGVAAKALESLGIALEGVRQQVEEIIGQGQQAPSGHIPFTPRAKKVLELSLREALQLGHNYIGTEHILLGLIREGEGVAAQVLVKLGADLNRVRQQVLQLLSGYQGKEPAEAGGGRGEGTPSSSLVLDQFGRNLTASAREGKLDPVIGRSKEIERVMQVLSRRTKNNPVLIGEPGVGKTAVVEGLAQNIVKGEVPETLKDKQLYTLDLGSLVAGSRYRGDFEERLKKVLKEIKTRGDIILFIDELHTLVGAGAAEGAIDAASILKPMLARGELQTIGATTLEEYRKYIEKDAALERRFQPIQVGEPSLEHTIEILKGLRDRYEAHHRVSITDGALVSAATLADRYINDRFLPDKAIDLIDEAGARMRIRRMTAPPDLREFDEKIADVRRDKESAIDAQDFERAARLRDEEKTLLGQKSEREKQWKDGDLDVVAEVDDEQIAEVLANWTGIPVFKLTEEETTRLLRMEDELHKRIIGQDDAVKSVSQAIRRTRAGLKDPKRPSGSFIFAGPSGVGKTELSKALANFLFGEDDALIQIDMGEFHDRYTASRLFGAPPGYVGYEEGGQLTEKVRRKPFSVVLFDEIEKAHQEIYNTLLQVLEDGRLTDGQGRTVDFKNTVLIFTSNLGTQDISKSVSLGFSSGSEGVARYEKMKQKVNEEMKKHFRPEFLNRIDDIIVFHQLTEQQIIDMVDLMVTRVETQLKAKDMVLELTDKAKKLLARRGFDPVLGARPLRRTIQREVEDQLSEKILFGEVEPGQIIVCDVEGWDGESTKDDTAYFTFRGEAKPTPVPDTPPVGVGASSGEDNNGGSETEQE, from the coding sequence ATGTTCGAGAGGTTCACCGACCGCGCGAGGCGGGTGGTTGTGCTGGCCCAGGAAGAGGCCAGGATGCTCAACCACAATTACATCGGCACCGAGCACATCCTGCTGGGTTTGATCCACGAGGGTGAGGGTGTCGCCGCGAAGGCGCTGGAGTCGCTGGGTATCGCCCTCGAGGGCGTGCGCCAGCAGGTCGAGGAAATCATTGGTCAGGGCCAGCAGGCGCCGAGCGGGCACATCCCGTTCACGCCGCGCGCGAAGAAGGTGCTCGAGCTGTCCCTGCGGGAGGCACTGCAGCTCGGCCACAACTACATCGGCACCGAACACATCCTGCTCGGCCTCATCCGCGAGGGTGAGGGCGTGGCCGCGCAGGTGCTGGTCAAGCTGGGCGCGGACCTGAACCGGGTACGCCAGCAGGTGCTGCAGCTACTGTCCGGCTACCAGGGCAAGGAGCCGGCCGAGGCCGGCGGCGGCCGCGGCGAGGGCACCCCGTCCTCCTCGCTGGTGCTGGACCAGTTCGGCCGCAACCTCACCGCCTCGGCGCGGGAGGGCAAGCTCGACCCGGTCATCGGGCGCAGCAAGGAGATCGAGCGGGTCATGCAGGTGCTGTCCCGCCGGACGAAGAACAACCCGGTCCTCATCGGCGAGCCCGGCGTCGGTAAGACCGCCGTGGTGGAGGGCCTTGCCCAGAACATCGTCAAGGGCGAGGTGCCGGAGACGCTGAAGGACAAGCAGCTCTACACCCTCGACCTGGGTTCCCTGGTGGCGGGCTCGCGCTACCGCGGTGACTTCGAGGAACGCCTGAAGAAGGTGCTCAAGGAGATCAAGACCCGCGGGGACATCATCCTGTTCATCGACGAGCTACACACGCTGGTCGGTGCGGGTGCCGCCGAGGGTGCGATCGACGCGGCCTCGATCCTGAAGCCGATGCTGGCCAGGGGCGAACTGCAGACGATCGGGGCGACCACGCTCGAGGAGTACCGCAAGTACATCGAGAAGGACGCCGCGCTGGAGCGCCGGTTCCAGCCGATCCAGGTCGGTGAGCCCTCGCTGGAGCACACCATCGAGATCCTGAAGGGCCTGCGGGACCGCTACGAGGCGCACCACAGGGTGTCCATCACCGACGGTGCCCTGGTCTCCGCCGCGACCCTTGCCGACCGCTACATCAACGACCGGTTCCTGCCGGACAAGGCGATCGACCTGATCGACGAGGCGGGCGCCAGGATGCGGATCCGCCGGATGACCGCGCCACCGGACCTGCGCGAGTTCGACGAGAAGATCGCCGACGTGCGCCGGGACAAGGAGTCCGCGATCGACGCGCAGGACTTCGAGCGGGCCGCCCGCCTGCGGGACGAGGAGAAGACCCTGCTCGGCCAGAAGTCCGAGCGGGAGAAGCAGTGGAAGGACGGCGACCTGGACGTGGTCGCCGAGGTCGACGACGAGCAGATCGCCGAGGTGCTGGCCAACTGGACCGGGATCCCGGTGTTCAAGCTCACCGAGGAGGAGACCACTCGCCTGCTCCGGATGGAGGACGAGCTGCACAAGCGGATCATCGGTCAGGACGATGCCGTCAAGTCGGTCTCCCAGGCCATCCGCCGTACCCGTGCCGGCCTGAAGGACCCGAAGCGGCCCTCGGGCTCGTTCATCTTCGCCGGGCCGTCCGGTGTGGGGAAGACGGAGCTGTCCAAGGCGCTGGCGAACTTCCTGTTCGGCGAGGACGACGCGCTCATCCAGATCGACATGGGCGAGTTCCACGACCGCTACACCGCCTCCCGGCTGTTCGGCGCGCCCCCGGGCTACGTCGGCTACGAGGAGGGTGGCCAGCTGACCGAGAAGGTGCGGCGCAAGCCGTTCTCGGTGGTGCTGTTCGACGAGATCGAGAAGGCGCACCAGGAGATCTACAACACCCTGTTGCAGGTCCTCGAGGACGGCAGGCTCACCGACGGGCAGGGCCGCACGGTCGACTTCAAGAACACGGTGCTGATCTTCACCTCCAACCTCGGGACGCAGGACATCTCCAAGTCCGTGAGCCTCGGCTTCTCTTCCGGTAGTGAGGGCGTCGCCCGCTACGAGAAGATGAAGCAGAAGGTCAACGAGGAGATGAAGAAGCACTTCCGGCCGGAGTTCCTGAACCGGATCGATGACATCATCGTCTTCCACCAGCTGACCGAGCAGCAGATCATCGACATGGTGGACCTGATGGTCACCAGGGTCGAGACCCAGCTCAAGGCCAAGGACATGGTCCTGGAGCTGACCGACAAGGCCAAGAAGCTGCTGGCCCGCCGCGGGTTCGACCCGGTGCTGGGCGCCCGGCCGCTGCGCCGGACCATCCAGCGCGAGGTCGAGGACCAGCTGTCGGAGAAGATCCTGTTCGGCGAGGTCGAGCCGGGGCAGATCATCGTCTGCGATGTCGAGGGCTGGGACGGCGAGTCCACCAAGGACGACACGGCCTACTTCACCTTCCGCGGTGAGGCCAAGCCCACCCCGGTCCCGGACACCCCGCCGGTCGGTGTCGGCGCCAGCAGCGGCGAGGACAACAACGGCGGCAGCGAGACCGAGCAAGAGTAA
- a CDS encoding BTAD domain-containing putative transcriptional regulator yields MRVAMLGPLRVHTADGVPIALGGLRLRLLLARLALEAPRPVSSAVLVADLWGAEPPADPANALQSLVSRLRKALAGHAELDVGGGGYLLRIGPEDLDTHRFDTLAARGRRALTAGEHARADRLLGEALELWTGPPFADLTEATFVQGPAARLAELRLGAQEDLFEARLHQGRQAEVLADLGDAVAEHPLRERLAALYVRALAQAGRRSEALAGYERIRAALAEELGMDPSAELAETHLAVLRGELTAPSAPARPATDHLPARLTSFVAREDDLAQVAACLADSRLLTLIGPGGCGKTRLATEVAARHPAHRQGRVWFVSLAGVRDGEAVPAAVLGAFGQTEARTLDTTSLTAPDQVARIAETLGLGPSLLVLDNCEHLVEAVALFVHDLLGRCDGTRILATSREPLAITGETLYPVSPLEVPPERGDAAEVAGYGAVQLFVDRAHAVRPRFELAEAPEAVAEICRRLDGMPLALELAAARLRSMTAAQVADRLDDRFRLLTSGSRAALPRQRTLRAVIEWSWDLLDERERLLGARLSMFSGGASLSAVQGVCADERLAEEDVPYVLGSLVEKSIVEASGSESGEPRYRMLETLRVYGAERLAEVGETGALARRFAWYFLALAEDADPKLRDTRQLEAIGTLRAEHDNLLTALRWAVDNEDGELAYRLAAALVWHWVMQGSYRQLGTYGAELARLSDLIPDHARAAFRVLHHLAAIVPGLDPDIDLSPLLAECERTGAFERYAFLVVMLPMAAFVTGDVAAADREVNRGLSSSDPWQVAAAHWAQGFLLAHRGDQAGAERAQRAALAGFEAVGDKGGASMTLHMLGRARSLAGDHTGAIEAYQRGVALVRELYAEDEAWQYTMQLALERMRSGDLDGAWKDMREAERAAQAGDNQQLKLMLLLHKIELSVDSGDLAQARLLLGQLSRSLDENYFVKELGLEWVHHSEAQVAVAERDPATARAKLAELFGSALGRGDLPSAANGAETLACVCALEGKAERAATMLGVSAAIRGAFDRGNPRLRRLGTELVAELGEAGYTAAYERGARLSTADATTLLRTEFGL; encoded by the coding sequence GTGCGTGTAGCCATGCTCGGCCCGCTGCGGGTCCACACCGCCGACGGCGTCCCGATCGCCCTCGGCGGCCTCCGGCTGCGCCTGCTGCTCGCCCGCCTCGCACTGGAGGCGCCCCGCCCGGTGTCCTCCGCCGTGCTGGTCGCGGACCTGTGGGGAGCCGAGCCACCCGCCGACCCTGCGAACGCCTTGCAGTCCCTGGTGTCCCGGCTGCGCAAGGCCCTGGCCGGGCACGCCGAGCTGGACGTGGGTGGCGGCGGCTACCTGCTCCGGATCGGGCCGGAGGACCTGGACACCCACCGGTTCGACACCCTGGCCGCCCGCGGGCGGCGGGCGCTGACGGCCGGTGAGCACGCCCGGGCCGACCGGCTGCTGGGCGAGGCCCTGGAGCTGTGGACCGGGCCGCCCTTCGCCGACCTCACCGAAGCCACTTTCGTCCAGGGACCCGCTGCCCGGCTGGCCGAGCTCCGGCTGGGCGCGCAGGAGGACCTGTTCGAAGCCCGGTTGCACCAGGGCAGGCAGGCCGAGGTACTGGCCGATCTCGGCGACGCGGTCGCCGAGCATCCGCTGCGCGAACGACTGGCCGCGCTGTATGTGCGGGCCCTGGCCCAGGCCGGGCGGCGGTCCGAGGCGCTGGCAGGCTACGAGCGCATCCGGGCGGCGCTGGCCGAGGAGCTGGGTATGGACCCCTCGGCCGAACTGGCCGAGACCCACCTCGCCGTGCTGCGCGGCGAGCTCACCGCGCCGAGCGCACCGGCGCGACCCGCCACCGATCACCTGCCGGCCCGGCTGACCAGCTTCGTCGCGCGGGAGGACGATCTGGCGCAGGTGGCCGCCTGCCTGGCGGACTCGCGCCTGCTGACCTTGATCGGACCGGGTGGCTGCGGCAAGACCAGGCTCGCCACCGAGGTCGCCGCGCGGCATCCGGCGCACCGGCAGGGGCGGGTGTGGTTCGTCTCGCTCGCCGGCGTCCGGGACGGCGAGGCGGTGCCCGCGGCCGTGCTCGGCGCGTTCGGTCAGACCGAGGCCAGGACGCTGGACACCACCTCGCTGACCGCGCCGGACCAGGTGGCGCGTATCGCGGAGACGCTCGGCCTCGGGCCGTCCCTGCTGGTGCTGGACAACTGCGAGCACCTTGTCGAGGCCGTCGCGCTGTTCGTGCACGATTTGCTCGGCCGCTGCGACGGCACGCGGATCCTGGCCACCAGCAGGGAGCCGCTTGCCATCACCGGCGAGACGTTGTACCCGGTCAGCCCGCTGGAGGTGCCGCCGGAGCGCGGCGATGCCGCCGAGGTGGCCGGCTACGGTGCGGTCCAGCTGTTCGTCGACCGGGCCCACGCGGTGCGGCCCCGGTTCGAGCTGGCCGAAGCCCCCGAAGCGGTGGCGGAGATCTGCCGCAGGCTGGACGGCATGCCGCTGGCGCTGGAGCTGGCCGCCGCCCGGCTGCGCTCGATGACCGCGGCGCAGGTGGCCGACCGCCTCGACGACCGGTTCCGGCTGCTCACCTCCGGCAGCAGGGCGGCGCTACCGCGGCAGCGCACCCTGCGCGCGGTGATCGAATGGAGCTGGGACCTGCTGGACGAGCGGGAGCGGCTGCTGGGAGCGCGGCTGTCCATGTTCTCCGGCGGGGCGAGCCTTTCCGCGGTGCAGGGGGTGTGCGCGGACGAGCGGCTCGCCGAGGAGGACGTGCCGTACGTGCTCGGTTCCCTGGTCGAGAAGTCCATTGTGGAGGCTTCCGGTTCGGAGTCGGGTGAGCCTCGGTACCGGATGCTGGAGACGCTGCGGGTCTACGGGGCGGAGCGGCTGGCCGAGGTCGGCGAGACCGGCGCGCTCGCCCGCCGGTTCGCCTGGTACTTCCTCGCCCTTGCCGAGGACGCCGACCCGAAGCTGCGGGACACCCGGCAGCTGGAGGCGATCGGCACGCTGCGTGCGGAGCACGACAACCTGCTCACCGCGCTGCGCTGGGCGGTGGACAACGAGGATGGCGAGCTCGCCTACCGGCTGGCCGCCGCGCTGGTCTGGCACTGGGTGATGCAGGGCTCCTACCGGCAACTCGGGACCTACGGCGCCGAACTGGCGCGGCTGAGCGACCTGATCCCGGACCATGCCCGCGCGGCCTTCCGGGTGCTGCACCACCTCGCCGCCATCGTGCCAGGGCTCGACCCGGACATCGACCTGTCCCCGTTGCTGGCCGAATGCGAGCGCACCGGGGCCTTCGAGCGTTATGCCTTCCTGGTCGTCATGCTGCCGATGGCGGCCTTCGTCACCGGGGACGTGGCGGCTGCCGATCGTGAGGTGAACCGGGGACTGTCCAGTTCGGACCCATGGCAGGTCGCCGCCGCGCATTGGGCACAGGGGTTCCTGCTGGCCCATCGCGGTGACCAGGCCGGAGCCGAGCGCGCCCAGCGGGCGGCGCTGGCCGGGTTCGAGGCGGTGGGGGACAAGGGCGGCGCCTCGATGACCCTGCACATGCTCGGCAGGGCACGCTCCCTCGCCGGGGACCACACCGGAGCCATCGAGGCCTACCAGCGGGGCGTGGCGCTGGTCCGGGAACTGTATGCCGAGGACGAGGCGTGGCAGTACACCATGCAGCTGGCACTGGAGCGGATGCGGTCCGGTGATCTGGACGGTGCCTGGAAGGACATGCGGGAGGCCGAGCGGGCCGCGCAGGCAGGCGACAACCAGCAGCTGAAACTGATGCTGCTGCTGCACAAGATCGAGCTGTCGGTGGACTCCGGCGATCTCGCGCAGGCCAGGCTCCTGCTAGGGCAACTGTCCCGCAGCCTGGACGAGAACTACTTCGTCAAGGAGCTTGGCCTGGAGTGGGTGCACCATTCCGAGGCGCAGGTCGCGGTCGCCGAGCGGGATCCGGCGACCGCACGCGCGAAGCTGGCGGAGTTGTTCGGCTCCGCACTGGGCAGGGGAGACCTGCCCAGTGCCGCCAACGGCGCCGAGACACTGGCCTGCGTATGTGCCCTGGAGGGCAAGGCCGAGCGGGCCGCCACCATGCTCGGCGTCAGCGCGGCCATCCGTGGCGCCTTCGACCGGGGCAACCCACGGCTGCGCCGCCTGGGCACCGAGCTGGTGGCCGAGCTCGGCGAGGCGGGATACACCGCCGCCTACGAGCGTGGCGCCCGCCTGTCCACCGCGGACGCCACGACTCTGCTGCGCACCGAGTTCGGGCTTTGA